The genome window ACCTGCTACCGACATGCTCGATAATTATGAAACTGTGACGGCAGTGGGctcaaaacatgaaaaaaaatcaaaatggaataggttttgaatttcaaaacggAATAGGTCGATCACCGAAAACTGTGCAGTAGTGGCAAACattgaaaatttccaacaaatgccggTATGGTTTTTTGGTTGGATACTATGCCGggaccgagctttttcagctgcaaaaatggtggattcaaagaaaaaaatcaaatttcaacctcttagcaacaattctctcttcacaatcatccttcatTTTTACCAAACAGAGTttcctctcaaatattttttcccttcttctactctcacctcactcacccaaatttaagtaaaaatacacactaatcatttaacaaatacttaagatttttactaattttaattaaccactaaacctgattagtgaggggtagctTAGGATGtaaaaaaatatttagataagggatgACCCTGATTGGatatttgaatccagtttttgtccttttcctctatccccaaaTAGTTTTGATGTCCACCGCGCGTTGTTTTTCAGATTAGGTCTTTTCTATATTAGAATTTGATATAATTTCCTTTTCTATATTTAAAAgcaataaaaaataagaaaatcctTAAATATTAATTTTTTACGTCTTTTAAATGTCCGAATCATCAACGGAGTATTTTGAATCACATTAGTTTTGCTCATCTACGTGTGAATGTGCAAAAGAATTGGACTCATCAGTTTTGCTCATCTTCATGTGAGTCGCATTCAACACTCACTTGTTTCCAAAAAAGGAAACGAGGAATGCGTAGGGCCGTATGGCTCTTGTTGTCACCAAATGAGGACATGCAATCCAGGGGTACTAAAAATGAGGTTTCGTTCCCTTTGGGTACTAAAATTTGACCGTTCATTTTGGCGTTCGCCTTGCCTTAAGTCATCGCCGGCCAAAGATATACATACTACTGGTTGGTGTATTTTATCAGGCTTTACTCTCTACAGAGACCAACCAATCATATATGGCTAGAGATTCCAGACGAGTGGAAAATAATGCTGAAGAAGTTACCGAAAGTTCTTCGGCAATGGCAGTTTTTTGGTGACAAAGGGTTGTTTAATAGTCCGTCAAGCATTGTAGAAGGAAAGCTAATTTCCTGTTTTGAAATGAAACAATAGTGACAACAAACATACTACTTTATTTTCATGTATAAATCATTTGATATCTTTTGATTTTGATATACATGCTACTTATTTTATGACTTACTTGTTCATTTATGTAATCATCAGATGGGGTACTTCCAAAAAAAAGAATAACGTTACAGTTAAATATTGAACACAAATATTAAATTAGATtgcattattattatttaaacAACGGGTACTAACATTAGCCATGAATAGCATTGGCCATTAAATAAAAACATTAAACCCTGACCAACATTAGCCTGCAACATTAACTATCCTGACTCTGACTGCAGATGTTAAAGGTGCAACTGAATATGGGATCGGGGGAATCGGATCACCCCTGCGGATCCGGTACATTATGAAAGCCAGAAATATAGACCCAACAATGACTGCGAAGACAACCGAACAAGCTATGATGAAACCGGGGGCCGTCTTAACGGTGTGGTCGTCTTTATTCTCTTCGCCGTGCTTTTCCTCTCGTCTTGGTTTGGGCTGGGTTGGAGATTTGGGAGGTGGAGGATTTGCTGGTACACTAAGAACCCTGATATCTACTTTCTGTCCACAGCAGCAGTGGAAACTGGATATAAAGAAAAGGTGACTGACAGCGGTAAGAGGAATAATGACACTTCCAGAGGTGTCGTAAACATTCATAGCCGACGACCCATCACAGTTTCTAAAACTGGTAAGATTGACTTCGACCAGATTATTCAGTCTTGCGTCGAAATCGAAAACTGCACGCAAATATATAATTTTGTTTAGTACGATAATTCATTTCATCATGTATGAAAAAAAGAAAGTAGAGATAAAGAAGCAAACAGACCTATGTAGTCACCAACATAAAATGTCCTGCTAGCAGCCCAGCGAGTGTAGTACTTGACATTGGGAATCTGGTTTGTCCATCCTATGGAATCCCCTACACGATAGACTTCAGCACTTGATCCAGAGAGTGCTGATACAGCCAAAAGCAGTAAACCTATGATGAAGAAGCGAACTGAAATTgaatccatctctaaatgaacTTGAAATGCAAAGTTAGATAATAGTTTTCAGAATTTTCATGTGTGGTTTAGTGTCCGCCGAAGATGCAAATATATAGAACCGATATTTATGACACACGTGGATGGGTCACCCAAGTAATAATGTTGGAATAATCTAAACATTTTTAGAAACAAAGTAATCAATGTCAGCAAGTTTGGTTGGTAGCCAAAAATCCGATCAACCGAACAATCAACAATCACGGGATAGCAAAACCGGTTATCTATTACAAGATCAACCACCAGCTGGTGTGGTATACATTCTAGGAGCATGCATGAGATTGTGAATTTTCGTATCTTCT of Papaver somniferum cultivar HN1 unplaced genomic scaffold, ASM357369v1 unplaced-scaffold_13386, whole genome shotgun sequence contains these proteins:
- the LOC113333847 gene encoding cucumber peeling cupredoxin-like, whose translation is MDSISVRFFIIGLLLLAVSALSGSSAEVYRVGDSIGWTNQIPNVKYYTRWAASRTFYVGDYIVFDFDARLNNLVEVNLTSFRNCDGSSAMNVYDTSGSVIIPLTAVSHLFFISSFHCCCGQKVDIRVLSVPANPPPPKSPTQPKPRREEKHGEENKDDHTVKTAPGFIIACSVVFAVIVGSIFLAFIMYRIRRGDPIPPIPYSVAPLTSAVRVRIVNVAG